A genomic segment from Aspergillus chevalieri M1 DNA, chromosome 7, nearly complete sequence encodes:
- the APT1 gene encoding adenine phosphoribosyltransferase APT1 (COG:F;~EggNog:ENOG410PNKV;~InterPro:IPR029057,IPR000836;~PFAM:PF00156;~go_process: GO:0009116 - nucleoside metabolic process [Evidence IEA]) — MSQSTAPDATTTQVSGQPPAHPSRTTELASLKVRLRSALRQFPDFPSPGILFEDILPIFADPSLHEALLRCLELHILESAGGQKPDVIVGLEARGFLMGPSLALRLGAGFVPVRKQGKLPGPCETQAYEKEYGQDFFQMQADSIKPGQKVIIVDDIIATGRFLYTVFQAEMLTE, encoded by the coding sequence ATGTCCCAATCCACCGCTCCCgatgccaccaccacccaaGTCTCCGGACAGCCCCCCGCCCATCCCTCCCGCACCACCGAACTCGCCAGTCTTAAGGTAAGACTGCGCTCTGCCCTGCGCCAGTTCCCCGACTTCCCGTCCCCGGGTATCCTCTTCGAAGACATCCTCCCCATATTCGCCGACCCCTCTCTGCACGAAGCTCTCCTGCGATGCTTGGAGCTGCACATCCTCGAGTCCGCCGGTGGCCAGAAGCCCGATGTCATCGTTGGTCTGGAGGCTAGAGGGTTCCTGATGGGCCCTAGTTTGGCTCTGCGGTTGGGTGCTGGCTTTGTTCCTGTGCGGAAGCAGGGCAAGCTGCCGGGTCCTTGTGAGACCCAGGCGTATGAGAAGGAGTATGGGCAGGACTTTTTCCAGATGCAGGCGGATTCGATTAAGCCTGGTCAGAAggttattattgttgatgACATTATCGCTACTGGTAGGTTTCTTTACACTGTTTTTCAAGCAGAAATGCTGACTGAATAG
- a CDS encoding gamma-glutamylcyclotransferase family protein (COG:S;~EggNog:ENOG410PYAE;~InterPro:IPR036568,IPR017939,IPR013024;~go_function: GO:0003839 - gamma-glutamylcyclotransferase activity [Evidence IEA]) → MTSDNANPPEKITLTTTETTQDPKSIPLPPHDNAVHPLKPKQAPQPNPSTPLYFAYGSNLSPTQMRSRCAFHPSLSAKPVALARLDCWRWFICNRGYANVLPPEELRIVHGGERGSVGDGSDVPKSGEEDTVYGVLYEMARDDEGLLDGYEGVDWESEPAGKDGKVPVSVRPREQGVGEYNKWYLGARVTEWLDEEQKRLRSGKEEQVVLVYVDEKSLRVGPSKKEYVFRMDRAIREAQELGFPKKWADDVMRKFF, encoded by the coding sequence ATGACCTCCGACAACGCCAATCCTCCCGAAAAAATCACCCTAACAACAACCGAAACAACCCAAGACCCCAAATCTATCCCCCTCCCACCTCACGACAACGCCGTCCATCCTCTCAAACCAAAGCAAGCACCCCAACCAAACCCCTCGACCCCTCTCTACTTCGCCTACGGCTCAAACCTCTCGCCCACGCAGATGCGCTCCCGCTGCGCCTTCCACCCCAGCCTCTCCGCGAAACCAGTCGCTCTCGCCAGACTCGATTGCTGGAGATGGTTTATTTGTAACCGTGGATATGCGAATGTGCTTCCGCCGGAGGAGTTGAGGATTGTGCATGGGGGCGAACGTGGTTCTGTCGGTGATGGGAGCGATGTTCCAAAGtctggggaggaggatacGGTGTATGGGGTTCTGTATGAGATGGCGCGGGATGATGAGGGGTTGCTTGATGGATATGAGGGGGTTGACTGGGAGAGTGAACCTGCGGGCAAGGATGGAAAGGTTCCTGTGAGTGTGCGGCCGAGGGAGCAGGGAGTTGGGGAGTATAATAAGTGGTATTTGGGGGCTCGGGTGACGGAGTGGTTGGATGAGGAGCAGAAGAGGTTGAGGAGTGGGAAGGAGGAGCAGGTTGTGTTGGTTTATGTTGATGAGAAGAGTCTGAGGGTTGGGCCGTCGAAGAAGGAGTATGTTTTTCGGATGGATCGGGCCATTCGCGAGGCGCAGGAGTTGGGGTTTCCGAAGAAGTGGGCGGATGATGTTATGAGGAAGTTTTTTTAG
- the MNL1 gene encoding alpha mannosidase-like protein (CAZy:GH47;~COG:G;~EggNog:ENOG410PHKG;~InterPro:IPR036026,IPR001382;~PFAM:PF01532;~SECRETED:SignalP(1-33);~go_component: GO:0016020 - membrane [Evidence IEA];~go_function: GO:0004571 - mannosyl-oligosaccharide 1,2-alpha-mannosidase activity [Evidence IEA];~go_function: GO:0005509 - calcium ion binding [Evidence IEA]), translating to MRTRCWSSQMLDLRSAWMAWVLLLSLWLPLAQGMKDNQIKELRQETEHMFYHGFDNYMRHAYPEDELRPLTCGPLVRDRDNPGRADLNDVLGNYSLTLIDTLSTLAILSSSPENGEKSLSEFQNGVKDFVRLYGDGSDGPAGQGERQRGFDVDSKVQVFETVIRGLGGLLSTHLFAVGELPIRGYNPAETEAAFARAWDKSSFSKKTRGIKWKNGFVYDGQFLRLAADLGNRLLPAFYTDTGLPYPRVNLRHGVPFYAKSPLNAGISCEESEREFCGKTSRSAETTENCSAGAGSLVLELTTLSRLTGDGRFEELGKRAFWAVWSKRTDIGLIGSGIDAESGRWTQPYTGIGAGIDSFFEYAFKSYILLSSGERPSHDNQSQWHSLDYHYPSLSEYEHSPDAFLQVWQESHASITRHLYRGEGYQHPHLIQGDIFTGATRAFWIDSLSAFYPGLLSMVGELDEAISIHLLATAVWTRFSGLPERWNVATGNIENGLAWYGGRPEFAESTYYLYRATKDPWYLHVGEMVLRDLKRRCWTKCGWAGLQDVRTGELNDRMESFFLGETAKYLFLLFDPGHPLNQLDKPFVFSTEGHPLIIPESTISTSRKEPKKQKQTIDQLNELTCQTAPPAPNLGTSSTAARPDVFHAASLARLHFMPSRGAAEGALLEYASDHPSVSISDLSSPTNYTFYPWTLPPELVPFNATSSPMTIRPTLDISFPALPGMIMGPGSLERVRDGILVKTIGGLRLSMVQDVALPTGADNTDEDGYRVQVLNNVPLGKDEKVYLSRDITFDVLDPTDPNFTRIRDTSMVDLVIDVIPELPRRRNDSDAHRESRAGEGEAEQGPSFDDGDGNNSGNGNGNGGHADGDGDDDEPLAASGVKAAWSSLMSSVSSLLREEMQGHFTWSSSTQKKIPSLRLTLPAAISTGIGSAPLPDVQDASTVSLPDNLSSQPLSWSTIYFADELCNDRVIRQVVQNHQILVVRRGGCSFSQKLRNIAAYPPSRSALKLVIVVSEDDYLDGQDATATGPGGSGPPLSRSLAALRAEPYLVRPFLDEVQMTTGGIPRRHLISMVMVGGGQETYELLRQATGVGIKRRYTVHSQGVPISNLYII from the exons GGTCTTGCTGTTGTCGCTATGGCTACCCCTGGCCCAGGGCATGAAGGATAACCAGATCAAGGAACTCAG ACAAGAAACAGAACACATGTTCTACCATGGCTTCGACAATTATATGAGACACGCCTACCCCGAAGACGAACTGCGCCCGCTTACTTGTGGCCCTCTCGTCCGCGACCGTGATAATCCTGGACGCGCCGATCTTAACGATGTTCTGGGGAACTATAGCCTTACGTTGATTGATACGCTATCCACCCTTGCGATATTGTCGTCGAGTCCTGAGAATGGAGAGAAGTCTTTGAGTGAATTCCAGAATGGCGTGAAGGATTTTGTTCGATTATACGGGGATGGATCGGACGGCCCTGCTGGTCAGGGTGAGAGGCAGAGGGGGTTTGATGTGGATAGCAAGGTGCAGGTTTTTGAGACAGTCATCAGAGGGTTAG GTGGTCTACTGAGCACTCATCTTTTTGCGGTTGGCGAACTTCCGATCAGAGGATACAACCCAGCAGAGACCGAAGCAGCGTTCGCAAGAGCATGGGACAAGTCATCCTTCTCGAAAAAAACACGCGGAatcaaatggaagaacggaTTCGTCTACGACGGCCAGTTCCTCCGACTTGCCGCTGACCTCGGAAACCGCCTCCTACCCGCCTTTTACACGGATACCGGCCTGCCCTATCCTCGAGTGAACCTGCGACACGGAGTTCCCTTCTATGCGAAGTCTCCGCTAAACGCGGGCATCTCTTGCGAGGAGTCTGAGCGAGAATTCTGTGGGAAGACGTCTCGTTCTGCAGAAACGACGGAAAACTGCAGCGCTGGCGCCGGCAGTTTAGTGTTGGAACTCACTACGTTGAGCCGGCTTACTGGAGATGGTCGGTTTGAAGAACTTGGAAAGCGAGCATTTTGGGCTGTTTGGTCTAAGAGGACTGATATTGGATTGATTGGATCGGGGATCGATGCAGAGTCGGGACGGTGGACGCAGCCATATACCGGG ATTGGAGCAGGCATTGACAGCTTTTTTGAATACGCATTCAAGTCCTACATCCTCTTGTCTTCCGGGGAACGTCCGTCCCACGATAACCAAAGTCAATGGCATTCCTTGGATTACCATTATCCCTCGTTGAGCGAGTATGAGCATTCTCCCGATGCCTTCCTGCAGGTTTGGCAGGAATCGCATGCATCGATCACACGGCACCTGTACCGCGGAGAAGGGTATCAGCATCCGCATCTGATCCAGGGAGACATTTTTACAGGAGCCACGCGAGCCTTCTGGATCGATAGCTTGAGTGCCTTCTACCCCGGTCTTTTAAGCATGGTTGGTGAGTTAGATGAGGCAATCAGCATTCACTTGCTGGCGACAGCAGTCTGGACGCGGTTCTCTGGCCTCCCAGAACGTTGGAATGTGGCCACGGGGAATATTGAGAACGGCCTCGCATGGTACGGAGGACGTCCTGAATTTGCAGAGTCCACGTACTATCTGTATCGGGCGACTAAGGATCCCTGGTACCTGCACGTTGGAGAAATGGTCCTCCGAGACCTCAAGCGTCGGTGCTGGACCAAGTGCGGCTGGGCTGGTCTTCAGGATGTTCGGACGGGTGAGCTCAACGATCGAATGGAAAGCTTCTTCCTAGGAGAGACGGCCAAGTActtgtttttgctttttgaCCCTGGGCATCCTTTGAACCAGCTAGACAAGCCATTTGTCTTTTCTACTGAGGGACACCCGCTTATCATTCCCGAGAGTACTATTAGTACTTCACGCAAGGAAcccaagaagcagaagcagactATCGATCAGTTGAATGAGCTGACCTGCCAAACCGCACCTCCAGCTCCGAACCTGGGCACATCATCGACCGCAGCGCGTCCTGATGTATTCCATGCGGCGAGTCTAGCTCGGTTGCACTTCATGCCCAGTCGAGGAGCCGCTGAGGGTGCTCTTCTGGAGTATGCGAGCGACCACCCCAGCGTCTCTATATCTGACTTGTCATCCCCTACAAATTACACATTCTACCCTTGGACACTACCACCAGAGTTAGTGCCATTCAATGCGACCAGCTCGCCGATGACGATCCGTCCAACGCTGGATATATCATTCCCCGCCCTCCCAGGGATGATCATGGGCCCCGGCTCCCTGGAACGAGTTCGAGACGGAATCTTAGTGAAGACGATTGGAGGACTCCGACTAAGCATGGTCCAGGACGTAGCCTTACCGACCGGAGCAGACAACACAGACGAGGATGGATATCGAGTACAAGTGCTCAACAACGTGCCACTGGgcaaggatgagaaggtatACCTTTCGCGTGACATCACCTTTGACGTGTTGGATCCCACTGATCCGAATTTCACCCGGATCCGCGACACCAGCATGGTTGACCTCGTCATTGACGTTATTCCAGAGCTTCCCCGTCGGCGAAATGATTCAGATGCTCATCGAGAATCACGTGCCGGTGAAGGTGAAGCGGAGCAGGGACCTTCTTTCGATGACGGCGACGGCAACAACAGCGGCAACGGAAACGGCAACGGCGGCCACGccgatggcgatggcgatgacgatgagcCCTTAGCCGCGTCTGGCGTGAAAGCAGCCTGGTCGTCACTGATGAGCTCCGTGTCTTCTCTCCTCCGCGAAGAAATGCAAGGCCACTTTACCTGGTCATCATCCACGCAGAAGAAGATTCCCTCGCTGCGATTGACGCTTCCCGCCGCTATTTCGACGGGGATTGGCTCCGCACCGCTGCCAGACGTGCAAGATGCATCGACTGTGTCTCTGCCAGATAATCTCTCCTCTCAGCCACTCTCCTGGTCGACCATCTACTTTGCCGACGAACTGTGCAACGATCGTGTGATACGACAGGTCGTGCAGAACCACCAAATCCTCGTGGTCAGGCGCGGCGGATGCAGCTTCTCCCAGAAACTACGCAATATCGCAGCCTACCCGCCATCGCGATCTGCGCTGAAACTTGTCATCGTTGTATCGGAAGACGATTACCTTGATGGCCAAGATGCTACTGCAACTGGCCCAGGTGGATCAGGCCCCCCCCTCTCGCGCTCATTGGCAGCCCTACGCGCGGAACCATATCTGGTACGGCCATTTCTCGACGAAGTACAAATGACGACCGGGGGAATTCCACGACGGCATCTGATCAGTATGGTGATGGTCGGCGGAGGGCAGGAGACGTATGAACTGCTACGGCAGGCGACGGGAGTGGGGATTAAGAGACGGTATACGGTGCATTCGCAGGGGGTTCCGATAAGTAATTTGTATATTATCTGA